The genomic segment gatctgtgagctgctctgacagctggtgcttaaagctagtgagggagataagtgtttccagttttagagatttttgtagttcgttccagtcattggcagctgagaactggaaggagagacgaccaaaggaggagttggctttaggggtgaccagagagatatacctgctggagcgcgtgctacaggtgggtgctgctatggtgaccagtgagcggagataaggggggactttacctagcagggtcttgtagatgacctggagccaatgtgtttggcgacgattatgaagtgaaggccagccaacgagagcatacaggtcgcagtggtgggttgtatatggggctttggtgacaaaacggatggcactgtgatagactgcatccagcttgttgagtagggtattggaggctattttgtaaatgacatcgccgaagtcgaggattggtaggatggtcagttttacgagggtatgtttggcagcatgagtgaaggatgctttgttgcgaaataggaagccaattctagatttcactttggattggagatgattgatgtgagtctggaaggagagtttacagtctaaccagacacctaggtatttgtagttgtccacaaattctaagttagaaccgtccagagaagttatgctggatgggcgggcaggtgcaggcagcgatcggttgaagagcatgcatttagttttacttgtgtttaggagcagttggagaccacggaaggagagttgaatggcattgaagctcgtctggagggttgttaacacagtgtccaaagaagggccagaagtatacagaatggtgtcgtctgcgtagaggtggatcagagattcaccagcagcaagagcgacatcatttatgtatacagagaaaagagttggcccaagaattgaaccctgtggtacccccatagagactgccagaggtccagacagtaggccctccgatttgacacactgaactctgtcagagaagtagttggtgaaccaggcgacgcaatcgtttgagaaaccaaggctactaagtctgccgatgaggatgtggtgattaacagagtcaaaaaaATAGTAATAAGTAATAAGCTGACCTAGCTAATTAGTTAGGTAGTGTATACCCAGTAGTTAGCTGACCTAGCTAATTAGTTAGGTAGTGTATACCCAGTAGTAAGCTGACCTAGCTAATTAGTTAGGTAGTGTATACCCAGTAATAAGCTGACCTAGCTAATTAGTTAGGTAGTGTATACCCAGTAATAAGCTGACCTAGCTAATTAGTTAGGTAGTGTATACCCAGTAATTAGCTGACCTAGCTAATTAGTTAGGTAGTGTATACCCAGTAATAAGCTGACCTAGCTAATTAGTTAGGTAGTGTATACCCAGTAATAAGCTGACCTAGCTAATTAGTTAGGTAGTGTATACCCAGTAGTTAGCTGACCTAGCTAATTAGTTAGGTAGTGTATACCCAGTAGCCAGTAGTAAGCTGACCTAGCTAATTAGTTAGGTAGTGTATACCCAGTAGTTAGCTGACCTAGCTAATTAGTTAGGTAGTGTATACCCAGTAGTAAGCTGACCTAGCTAATTAGTTAGGTAGTGTATACCCAGTAATAAGCTAACCTAGCTAATTAGTTAGGTAGTGTATACCCAGTAGTAAGCTGACCTAGCTAATTAGTTAGGTAGTTAATACCCAGTAATAAGCTGACCTAGCTAATTAGTTAGGTAGTGTATACCCAGTAGTTAGCTGACCTAGCTAATTAGTTAGGTAGTGTATACCCAGTAGCAAGCTGACCTAGTTAATTAGTTAGGTAGTGTATACCCAGTAATAAGCTGATCTAGCTAATTAGTTAGGTAGTTAATACCCAGTAATAAGCTGACCTAGCTAATTAGTTAGGTAGTGTATACCCAGTAGTTAGCTGACCTAGCTAATTAGTTAGGTAGTGTATACCCAGTAGTTAGCTGACCTAGCTAATTAGTTAGGTAGTGTATACCCAGTAGTAAGCTGACCTAGCTAATTAGTTAGGTAGTGTATACCCAGTAATAAGCTGACCTAGCTAATTATTTAGGTAGTGTATACCcagtaatttatttttttattttttatttatttcacctttatttaaccaggttaggcaagttgagaacaagttctcatttacaattgcgacctggccaagataaagcaaagcagttcgacaacatacaaaaacacagagttacacatggagtaaaacaacatacaatcaatgatgcagtagaaaaaaataagactatatacaatgtgagcaaatgatgtgagataatggaggtaaaggcaaaaaaatgccatggtggcaaagtaaataaagtatggcaagaaaaacactggaatggtagatttgtagtttgaagaaagttaaaagttaaaatataaataatatggtgcaaaggagcaaaataaataaaataaataaatacagtaggggaagaggtagtagtttgggctcaattaaagatgggctatgtacaggtgcagtgatctgtgagctgctctgacagctggtgcttaaagctagtgagggagataagtgtttccagttttagagatttttgtagttcgttccagtcattggcagctgagaactggaaggagagacgaccaaaggaggagttggctttaggggtgaccagagagatatacctgctggagcgcgtgctacaggtgggtgctgctatggtgaccagtgagcggagataaggggggactttacctagcagggtcttgtagatgacctggagccaatgtgtttggcgacgattatgaagtgaaggccagccaacgagagcatacaggtcgcagtggtgggttgtatatggggctttggtgacaaaacggatggcactgtgatagactgcatccagcttgttgagtagggtattggaggctattttgtaaatgacatcgccgaagtcgaggattggtaggatggtcagttttacgagggtatgtttggcagcatgagtgaaggatgctttgttgcgaaataggaagccaattctagatttcactttggattggagatgattgatgtgagtctggaaggagagtttacagtctaaccagacacctaggtatttgtagttgtccacaaattctaagttagaaccgtccagagaagttatgctggatgggcgggcaggtgcaggcagcgatcggttgaagagcatgcatttagttttacttgtgtttaggagcagttggagaccacggaaggagagttgaatggcattgaagctcgtctggagggttgttaacacagtgtccaaagaagggccagaagtatacagaatggtgtcgtctgcgtagaggtggatcagagattcaccagcagcaagagcgacatcatttatgtatacagagaaaagagttggcccaagaattgaaccctgtggtacccccatagagactgccagaggtccagacagtaggccctccgatttgacacactgaactctgtcagagaagtagttggtgaaccaggcgacgcaatcgtttgagaaaccaaggctactaagtctgccgatgaggatgtggtgattaacagagtcaaaaaaATAGTAATAAGTAATAAGCTGACCTAGCTAATTAGTTAGGTAGTGTATACCCAGTAGTTAGCTGACCTAGCTAATTAGTTAGGTAGTGTATACCCAGTAGTAAGCTGACCTAGCTAATTAGTTAGGTAGTGTATACCCAGTAATAAGCTGACCTAGCTAATTAGTTAGGTAGTGTATACCCAGTAATAAGCTGACCTAGCTAATTAGTTAGGTAGTGTATACCCAGTAATTAGCTGACCTAGCTAATTAGTTAGGTAGTGTATACCCAGTAATAAGCTGACCTAGCTAATTAGTTAGGTAGTGTATACCCAGTAATAAGCTGACCTAGCTAATTAGTTAGGTAGTGTATACCCAGTAGTTAGCTGACCTAGCTAATTAGTTAGGTAGTGTATACCCAGTAGCCAGTAGTAAGCTGACCTAGCTAATTAGTTAGGTAGTGTATACCCAGTAGTTAGCTGACCTAGCTAATTAGTTAGGTAGTGTATACCCCGTAGTAAGCTGACCTAGCTAATTAGTTAGGTAGTGTATACCCAGTAATAAGCTGACCGAGCTAATTAGTTAGGTAGTGTATACCCAGTAATAAGCTGACCTAGCTAATTAGTTAGGTAGTGTATACCCAGTACCCAGTACTAAACATTTCTAAGAGGTCGATAGGTAACTTGTTTGTTAGTTCTCTTACTGCAGATGTCTGCTTGGTTAGTCGCTGTATAGATCGTCAGACCTGGTCACATTTCAACGACAGTCATTGGCTGGTATTCGTTCTCATGTTTTTCCTCAGGAAATCCGAAGCCAAGCCAGTGACTACTCATATCAGACGGCAAAACGTCCAGAGAATCAGAACCGAAACCGGTACAGAGACGTCAGCCCctgtgagtatttctgtctgtgcaACTATCGTTCATGAAGTAGCCTTACGCTGGTCGTCGTTGGGATGAACGTTTTGCAACTTGACGATTCGCAATAGTTTTTTAATTTACACGTTTTAAATATCTTTCGTCTCTTGTTTCAGATGATCACAGTCGCGTTAAACTTGAGAACTCTGAAAATGACTACATCAATGCAAGTTTAGTCATGGTGGAGGAAGCTCAAAGAATCTATATCCTGTCTCAGGTCAGTACATACAAGTAGTGAAGCCCAAAGAATCTATTTCCTGTCTCAGGTCAGTACATACAAGTAGTTAGGTCATGGTGGAGGAAGCCCAAATAATCTATTTCCTGTCTCAGGTCAGTACATACAAGTAGTTAGGTCATGGTGGAGGAAGCCCAAAGAATCTATATCCTGTCTCAGGTCAGTACATACAAGTAGTTAGGTCATGGTGGAGGAAGCCCAAAGAATCTATATCCTGTCTCAGGTCAGTACATACAAGTATCTCAGACGTTTCCGTTCGTTATGTACTGATCATTTGAAGTGAGATTTTCTCTAAACACGTACTAAGGATTGTGGATGTATATTTTGAAGGTTGGTCTGTGTTTCAGTTGGTGATGAAGCAGTGTGTTGTGTTTTCTCCCAAAGGGCCCCCTGAAGAACACCTGCAGTCACTTCTGGTTGATGGTCTGGGAGCAGAACTCCAAAGCTGTTATAATGCTGAACAGAATCATAGAGAAAGGGTCTGTAAGTAGCCTACATACATGTTATAATGCTGAACAGAATCCTACATAAATGTTTTAATGCTGAACAGAATCCTACATAAATGTTATAATGCTGAACAGAATCCTACATAAATGTTATAATGCTGAATAGAATCCTAGAGAAGGGATCTGTAAGTAGCCTACATAATGCTATAATGCTGAACAGAATCATAGAGAAAGGGTTTGTAAGTAGCCTACATAAATGTTATAATGCTGAACAGAATCCTACATAAATGTTATAATGCTAAACAGAATCCTAGAGAAGGGGTCTGTAAGTAGCCTACATAAATGTTATAATGCTGAACAGAATCCTAGAGAAGGGGTCTGTAAGTAGCCTACATAAATGTTATAATGCTGAACAGAATCCTAGAGAAGGGATCTGTAAGTAGCCTACATAAATGTTATAATGCTGAATAGAATCATAGAGAAAGGGTCTGTAAGTAGCCTACATAAATGTTATAATGCTGAACAGAATCCTACATAAATGTTATAATGCTGAACAGAATCATACATAAATGTTATAATGCTGAACAGAATCATAGAGAAAGGGATCTGTAAGTAGGCTACATAATGTTATAATGCTGAACAGTGAGGACCACCACACTCTAGGCCATACAACCAAGTGAGGACCACCACACTCTAGGCCATACAACCAAGTGAGGACCACCACACTCTAGGCCATACAACCAAGTGAGGACCACCACACTCTAGGCCATACAACCAAGTGAGGACCACCACACTCTAGGCCATACAACCAAGTGAGGACCACCACACTCTAGGCCATACCATCCCATCAAGTGTTCAGGTTGGGCCAATCACTAAtgtattgtcccccccccccaataggAGAAGTGTGCTCAGTACTGGCCTACAGCTGAGGGACACCAGTTGTCTTATACAGACACAGGGTTTGTTGTGACGCTGGTGAAGGAAGAGGACATGTCCTACTACGTCATACGAGTGTTGGAGCTGAGGAACACCGAGGTGAGTTTCTACGTCTCCGTGGACGTCTCCGTTGTCACGAGGAAGTTGTTGTTATTAAATCACATGCCTTGTCCAGACAGGAgaaaccagagagatataccaCTTTCACTACACCACCTGGCCTGACTTCGGCGTCCCAGAATCCCCAGCCTCTTTCCTCAACTTCCTGGTTAAGGTGCGGGAGTCTGGCTCATTGGGGCCGGAGCATGGGCCCTCCGTGGTCCACTGCAGCGCTGGGATTGGACGCTCAGGGACCTTCTCATTGGTTGACACGTGTCTCATTCTGGTAACCTCAATACTTCCTGTTTTACATTGTTATTGAATTCCCTGCTTGGTATGAAAGTAGACTAGCGTCCTGTTCAGGGTCTGTGATTGGACATTAAGCTGGTCTCGGACAGGGCTTTACTACTTGGTATGAAAGTAGACTAGCGTCCTGTTCAGGGGCTGTGATTGGACATTAAGCTGGTCTCGGACAAGGCTTTACTACTTGGTATGAAAGTAGACTAGCGTCCTGTTCAGGGTCTGTGATTGGACGTTAAGCTGGTCTCGGACAAGGCTTTACTACTTGGTGTTTCACATCAGCTTCCTGGTCAAACtgtatttctatttatttatttatttatttcacctttatttaaccaggtatttatatattatatgtataaccctttatttaaccaggtaggctagttgagaacaagtcctttatttaaccaggtaagctagttgagaacaagtcctttttttaaccaggtaggccagttgataacaagttctcatttacaattgcgacctggccaagataaagcaaagcagttcgaaatgggggtaaggcaataaataggccgtagtgggtaaattattacaatttagcagattaacactggagtgatagatgagcagatgatgatgtgcaagtagagatactggggtgcaaaagagcagaaataaataacaatatggggatgaggtagttgggtgggctatttacagatgggctatgtctCCAGTCTAAATTCACTGTTCAGCATTATGTAGAACAGCCCGTCTTCACTCGTCCCTGATGTCGAAGGTGacgtcattctctctctctctctctctctctccctctctctctctccggtgtAGATGGACAAGAGGAAGGACCCGTCGTCAGTAGACATCCAGAAGGTTCTGCTGGACATGAGGGAGTACCGGATGGGTCTGATCCAGACTCCTGACCAGCTACGTTTCTCCTACAGGGCCGTCCTGGAGGGAGCCAAGAGCATCATGGGAGACTGCTCCGTACAGGTAACACCGctgctaaccctaaccacacaccTAGCTAGCTGGGGGAGCCAAGAGCATCATGGGAGACTGCTccgcgcaagcgcatttcgtgacaaaaaatgtcaaaatattccattaccgtacttagaagcatgtcaaacgctgtttaaaatcaatttttatgcaatttttctcgtaaaatagtgataatattccaaccgggcaacgttgtattcattcaaaggctgaaagaaaaaaatggagaattctcgtgaatgcgcatctccagtgccactgtccccaggctgaccactcacaaactctcctgctgttcttcgcccagagacagcagacaccccattccactttctggcggctttagagagccaatggaagccttagaaagtgtcacgttacagcacagatgctgtattttcgatagagatgcaacagaaggagaacaaattgtcagacagggcacttcctgtatggaatcttctcaggttttggcctgccatatgagttctgttatactcacagacaccattcaaacagttttagaaactttagagtgttttctatccaaatctactaattatatgcatattctcgtttctgggcaagattagtaaccagtttaaatcgggtacgttttttatccggccgtgcaaatacttccccctagccccaacaggttttaagtactgtcctgtctgtctgtatgaggAGCTGTTGGTCATTAactactgtcctgtctgtctgtctgtccagagccagtggagagagctgtccagagaggacagagCGACCGTGTGTCAATCACCACCTGCCCCCCCTCCCAGGTCTCTCTCCGACGCCCCCGCCCCCCCTCTTTCCCCGCCACGCCCTCTAGatgcccccaccccccctctacccccgcCACGCCCTTCAGACGGCCccgccccccctctacccccgcCACGCCCTTCAGACGCCCCCGCCCCTCCTCTACCCCCGCCACGCCCATTAGacgccccctccccccctctacccccgcCACGCCCATTAGACGCCCCCACCCCCACGTCCCCCAGTTGGCCCTCAGAAAAGCCCAACGGCCAGCCACTGCCCTGTGTGGAGCCTGAGGCTGTGGCGTTGTCCAGAGAGGACCGGACGTCAGGAGACGGGACAGATCCAGACAGCTCAGAGAAGGACCTGGCGGAGGTGCCAAGGTCAGTACACCTCGAGGTGTATTCCCCTCTACTGCTTCTTTCTATTGTCTGCTTAACTCCCTCCTTCTGAAGCTGGCTGTGGACCTTTAGTGCTGGACAGACTGGTTAGATGGCATTCAATTAGgacccttccagactcacatgtttagatggcattcaattaggacccttccagactcacatgttcagatggcattcaattaggacccttccagactcacatgttTAGATGGCATTCAATTAGGACCCCTTCCAGACTGACATGT from the Salmo trutta unplaced genomic scaffold, fSalTru1.1, whole genome shotgun sequence genome contains:
- the LOC115188996 gene encoding tyrosine-protein phosphatase non-receptor type 2-like translates to MDQQFEEIDSSGQWQNLYNEIRSQASDYSYQTAKRPENQNRNRYRDVSPYDHSRVKLENSENDYINASLVMVEEAQRIYILSQGPLKNTCSHFWLMVWEQNSKAVIMLNRIIEKGSEKCAQYWPTAEGHQLSYTDTGFVVTLVKEEDMSYYVIRVLELRNTETGETREIYHFHYTTWPDFGVPESPASFLNFLVKVRESGSLGPEHGPSVVHCSAGIGRSGTFSLVDTCLILMDKRKDPSSVDIQKVLLDMREYRMGLIQTPDQLRFSYRAVLEGAKSIMGDCSVQSQWRELSREDRATVCQSPPAPPPRSLSDAPAPPLSPPRPLDAPTPPLPPPRPSDGPAPPLPPPRPSDAPAPPLPPPRPLDAPSPPLPPPRPLDAPTPTSPSWPSEKPNGQPLPCVEPEAVALSREDRTSGDGTDPDSSEKDLAEVPSLRKRHRKERIASTAKKLHLMKQRLTDTERQRERWLYWRPILLNMGAGAAVALGLVVVWIFSQ